A stretch of Flavobacterium sp. N1994 DNA encodes these proteins:
- a CDS encoding low affinity iron permease family protein, protein MNKPYIVIERIFEKLTSIATKILGNSITFILALCLVLFWWTRGMFISNDLHQNIGDFIFGTTFLSLFIIQKSFNRYSALVHLKMNELISSHETANNAVMNTGEKTEQEIRELAKEYLEIEEEILEETIKQSEADTDVNTQNNHNV, encoded by the coding sequence ATGAATAAACCCTATATCGTAATTGAACGGATTTTTGAAAAATTAACTTCAATAGCTACTAAAATACTCGGGAATTCTATAACCTTTATTTTAGCGCTTTGCCTTGTGCTTTTTTGGTGGACTCGGGGCATGTTTATCTCTAATGATCTTCACCAGAATATTGGTGATTTTATCTTTGGGACTACTTTTCTAAGTTTGTTTATCATCCAAAAATCCTTCAACCGCTACTCTGCCCTAGTACACTTAAAAATGAACGAACTAATCTCTTCCCACGAAACAGCTAATAATGCCGTGATGAATACTGGCGAAAAAACCGAACAGGAAATAAGAGAATTAGCAAAAGAATATCTAGAAATAGAAGAAGAAATTCTTGAAGAAACCATTAAACAATCAGAAGCAGATACTGACGTTAATACACAAAACAATCACAATGTATAA
- a CDS encoding lmo0937 family membrane protein: MSNLLYTIAVILIILWAIGYFAYSAGAIIHILLVIAVIAIILRLIQGKRI; this comes from the coding sequence ATGAGCAATTTACTTTACACCATAGCCGTAATACTAATTATTCTATGGGCCATTGGTTACTTCGCCTACAGTGCAGGTGCTATTATACATATTTTACTAGTGATAGCGGTGATAGCTATAATACTAAGATTAATACAAGGAAAAAGAATTTAA
- a CDS encoding YtxH domain-containing protein: MKTSTVVLGVLGGVAVGALAGVLFAPAKGTKTRKRIMKKGSDYTKDLKNKFEDLYGNIATQYENVMEDAKEFVSDHQEK; the protein is encoded by the coding sequence ATGAAAACGAGTACAGTAGTATTAGGCGTTTTAGGTGGCGTAGCCGTAGGTGCATTAGCCGGAGTGCTGTTTGCCCCAGCCAAAGGAACCAAAACTAGAAAAAGAATCATGAAAAAAGGAAGTGATTATACCAAAGACCTTAAAAATAAATTCGAGGACTTATATGGTAACATTGCAACTCAATATGAAAATGTGATGGAAGATGCCAAAGAATTTGTTTCTGATCATCAGGAAAAATAA